The sequence TTGTCCGTGCCGAGACCATTGGTCACTTTGATCAGGACTTCCCGGTACTGGAAATCGTCTATCCTGAAGGCTATACCGCACTGGATCCACAGGACATTCGCATTGCCGGTAGCTCCTTCAGAAACAGCTATATGCGCAGTGAAATCGACCAGTACCAGATCAAAGGCCGTTATACCTTTGATGAAGGCGTGCTCAGCAGCATAGATTTCGGAGTGGGCAGCACAGATGTCGATAACCGCTCTGCCTTTTCTAACGTTCAGCGTGATACCTGGGGTGGTGTTGGCGAAGCCGGTGATTTCGACAGTTCATTCTGGCCAATTTCGTCCGTCGCCGACAGATTTGATATTCCCGGCAGTGGCAGCCCGAATCTGCAGAATGAATTTGCCGTGTTTGATTTTGAGACCGTCAGAGCCCGTGCAGCCGAGCTTTATCCTGTTGCCGGTGCCGGTGACTGTGGCAACGGTTTCTGCCCGTCTTCTGAGTACACTACCGACAGACGGACTCAGGAAGAGAATACCTACGCCTATTTCCAGGCCCATACTATGTTTGATATCGGCGATATGCCCGCCAATCTCTCTGCCGGTATCCGCTATGAAAAAACCGATGTGGCTTCTCAGGCGCTGGTCCCGACCTACACCAATATTGGCTGGGTAGCTGCCAATGAGTTTACACTGATTGGTAATGGTGAACAGGAGTTCACGGATCTCAAAGGTGATTATGATTACTACCTGCCCAACCTGAACTTTGATGTTGAGCTGACCATGGACATAAAAGCCAGGTTCTCTTACAGCAAAACCATTGGTCGTCCCAGCTATGGTGATATCCAGGGTGGTCTGACGGTTAATCAGTTGGTTCGTATCGATGGTGGTACGGGCTCCCGCGGTAACCCCAATCTGTTACCCCTTGAGTCAAATAACTACGACCTGTCACTGGAGTGGTACTACGATGAGGGCAGCTATGCGTCTATTGGTTATTACCGTAAAGACGTAAAGAACTTTATCGGTACCTCCATTATTGAAGAACCGGTGTATAACCTGCCTCACCCGGCTCAGGGTTCCCGCTACGCTGAAGCCGTTGATGCGTTGGGCAGTATGGATGCAAATCTGATTCGTGATTACATCATCGAGAACTATCCGGATTCCGTGGACGGTGACATGATTTTGGGTATCGCAGGTGATGATGCGCCGGCAAACTTTGATATCACCATTCCGGTCAATGACAAAGAAGCGGAACTGGATGGCTGGGAAGTGGCCGTTCAGCACCTGTTTGGTGACAGCGGCTACGGCATCATTGCCAACGCGACTATTGTTGACGGTGATATCAGTTACGATGACTTCAGCCTGGAGCAGCAGTTTGCCCTGATAGGCTTGAGTGACTCGGCTAACCTGATTGGTTTCTACGACAAAGATGGTTTCCAGATTCGTCTGGCCTATAACTGGCGCGACAAATTCCTGTCTGCTACCGGGCAGGCCACAGGTGCACACCCAGCCTACGTGGAGGAATACGGTCAGTGGGATATGAATGCCAGCTATGAGGTGAATGAAAACCTGACGCTCTTTGTCGAGGCGATTAACATCACCGACGAGTACGGCCGTTCCCATGGTCGAGCCGAAGAGCAGGTGCTGAATGTAACCCAGACAGGCCCGCGTTATAACATCGGCGCACGCTACAAGTTCTGATAGTCAGCGTCCAATAATAAAGAGCCGCTTTTGCGGCTCTTTTATTCTCGTACAGCAAGATCCATCAGATTAGCGTATTCCGGTCTGAGTAACTTAATCTGATTTGGATTTTCAACAGTAAAGGCTTCAGGTCGTATTGACCCCGGCGCAAAAGCGGGTAAGTTGTCACTATGCAAAATAGTAAAATTCGCGTTGTAGTGATCGGTGGGGGCACAGCAGGCTGGTTAACTGCTAACCTGCTGGCAGCCGATCATGACACCGGGGAAAATGGCAACCTGGACATTACTCTGGTCGAATCTCCCGATATCAAAACCATCGGCGTGGGTGAAGGCACCTGGCCCTCCATGCGCACAACATTGGAGCGTATCGGCCTGTCTGAAACCGACCTGATTTGTGAGTGTGATGCCAGCTTTAAACAAGGTTCTTTGTTTAAAAACTGGTATAGCGCCGATGACAGCGATCACTACTACCATCCCTTCAGCCTGCCAGCTGGTTATCAGCAACTGGAGTTCAGCCGCTTCTGGCAGCAACACCGTAAAAATGTTGATTTTGCCAGTGCTGCAACGCCGCAGGCCAGTATCTGTCGCCGGGGGCTGGCCCCGAAACAGCTGTCTACGCCGGAATATGCCTTCATACTTAACTATGGGTATCACCTGAATGCTGAGAAATTTGTTGAACTTCTGACCCGTCATGGCAAAAAAAAGCTGGGCATTCGTCATATGCAGGACAAGGTAACAGACATTCTCTGGCCTGAGCATTGCGACAAACAACAGAGTCCCATCAAAGCGGTCAGGACAGAGAAACAGGGGTTGCTGGAAGCCGATCTTTTTATTGATTGCAGTGGCTTTAGCGGCCTGCTGATAGGTAAACATTATCAGATACCCATGCGCAGTGTGCAGGATGTGCTGTTTAATGACCGGGCGCTGGTGTTACAGGTTCCGTACCAGGATGAGCAGGCACCCATCCAGTCCTGCACGCTTTCAACCGCGCAGCAAAATGGCTGGATCTGGGATATTGGTCTGTCTTCGCGTCGTGGTGTTGGCTACGTGTATGCCAGCGCCTACGAGCCACAGGCTGATGCTGAAAAGCGCTTACGGGACTATGTTGCCCGGGATAGGGGCGAACAGGCCGCCAGCAAGGCTGAACCCCGTGAGTTGAGGTTCAATTCAGGGTATCGCCAGCAATTCTGGAAACATAACACCGTAGCAGTTGGCCTCAGTGCCGGTTTTATCGAACCCCTGGAAGCCTCGGCGCTGGCGTTAATAGAAATGTCAGCACGCTTTATCAGTGATAATTTAAACGCCCTTGAGCAACATATGCCCCTTGTCAGTGAGCGCTTTAATCATCGTTTTTCTTACCACTGGCAGGGCATCGTTGAGTTTCTTAAGCTGCATTATTGTCTGTCGGCACGTGAAGATAGCGCATACTGGCGTGATAACCGTAAAAACCTTAGCGACTCCCTGGAGCAGAAGCTGATGCTGTGGCAGCACCAGTCACCCTCTGTCTATGACAAGCCTCTGGCTGAAGAGTTGTTCCCTGCAGCGAGCTTTCAATATGTCTACTATGGTATGCAGGGCGCAACAACCTTCGCGCCGCAACGCAGGCAGTCACAACAGGCTGACCAGGCCGAACAACTGCTGCAGGAGAATCAGCATAAGATCCAGAGAATGACTCAGGCTCTGCCTACCAACAGAGCTTTGATTAATGACATAAAACAACAGGGGCTTCGCCGCCTGTAACTGTTTCGGAGCATCCATGAGCCAACACGTATTACTCAACAGTGAAAATCATCGAAACATCCGTGTTCGAACGCAGCGCAGAGCCGAACTGGGTGATAATCAGATGTTTGCCGTCACCTTTGTCGAAGAACTGCGCACCATCCAGGCCCACTACCCTGTATTTTTCCAGAAAGATCCACAAAGTGGAGAGTTTCAGTGTGTTGCTCTGTTAGGATTTGAGCAGGGTGAGAACCTGTTTCTGACGGAACAGGGCTGGGATGCCCCCCATATACCTGTGCTCATCGAGCGCCTGCCTTTCTTAATCGGTATGCAGAACAAAGGTGGCGAGCAGGAACGGGTAGTGCATATTGATATGGACAATCCCAGAGTCAATGAAGAAGAAGGCGAAGCCCTGTTTAATCAGTTCGGCAGTCCCACCGAATACCTTCAGCGTATCTCTGCCCTGTTGGAAGCCACCCACCTGGGTTTGCAGGAGAACAAATCCTTTATTGGCATGCTCAATGAGCTGACCTTGATTGAGTCATTCAGCCTGGATGTGGAGCTTAACAATGGCAGTCAGCATCAGCTGCTGGGTTTTTACACCATCAACGAGGATAAACTGGCACAATTGTCGGGGGCTCAGTTACAGATGTTGCACGAAAAAGGCTATCTGCAGGCGTTGTATATGATTCTGGCCTCCCATTCTCATCTCAAAGACCTGATCGCCCGTAAAAACCAACGGCTCGAACAAGTTTAACGGGCACCAAAGATGCGCCCGTTGAATAGCCTGACCATCACGTCAATGACAGAACTCGATGAGTTGCTAAGCTCATCAGAGCAGCCTGTGCATATCAGAGGGCTATGTCAGCACTGGCCGGCGGTCACCGCAGGTAAAGCGTCGGATCAGTCGCTTGTCAGCTATTTAAAACAGTTTGATCAGGGTCAGCCTGTGACAACCTATCGTTATCCGGCGGGTTCGGCGGGACGGATTTTTTATAATGAAACGCTAACTGGCTTTAATTTCGAAGCACAGCAACTGCCTTTCTCGGCGTTTGCCGAGCAGTTGCTTAACTATAAAGGTGATGCAGGCGGCGGGTTATACCTGGGTTCAACCCTATTGGATAAGTGGTTTAGCGGTTTTACCGAGGCCAATTGTCTGGATGTGTCGACCCCCTCGGAGCATATGACGCCGCTTGTAAGCCTGTGGATGGGCAACCCCAGTCGTGTCGCGGCACACTTTGATTTTCCTGATAACCTGGCCTGCTGTATTAGTGGTCGCCGTCATGTAACGCTTTTTCCTCCTGAGCAAATCGACAATCTTTACATTGGTCCGCTGGACTTTAATCCGGGTGGCCAGCCTATCAGTATGGTTGATCTGGAAGCGCCTGATTATGATCGTTTTCCGAAATTCAGGCAGGCACTCGAACAGGCGCTGACAACAGAACTAGAGCCTGGTGATGCGTTATTTATTCCCAGTATGTGGTGGCATGCCATCGATGGCCGGGAACGGGTCAACACATTGGTCAACTATTGGTGGCGTAACACGCCAGCTTATCTTGGTGCCCCCATGGATGTACTGTTGCATGCCATAATGAGCCTGAAGGAGCTGCCTAAACGCCAGCGTGAAGGCTGGAAACACCTGTTGGATCACTATGTGTTTAATCACGAGCAACAGGACAGTGAGCATATTCCATCGCAACGACTGGGCCCCCAGACCCGCATTGATGCCGGCGCGGCACAACGACTCAGAACCATGCTGCTGAACAAACTTGGCCGCTAATTTAATGATACTGCTATAAGAGAGATTAACGTTGAACAGGGTAAAGAAAGTCATAATCGCAGGGGGCGGCACAGCCGGTTGGATGGCTGCTGCTGCCATCTCGAAACTACTGGGGAAGAACCTGGAAATATGCCTGGTCGAATCTGATCAGATTGCCACCGTCGGCGTAGGTGAAGCGACCATCCCTCCCCTGTTGACCCTGCATAAATTGCTGGAAATCAAGGAGCAGGATTTTATGGTGGCCACTCAGGCGACCTTTAAACTGGGGATCAGCTTCGAAAACTGGCGCGACGTCAATGAAGACTATATTCACTCTTTTGGCACCACAGGCCAGGATTGCTGGGCCGCAGGCTTCCAGCATTTCTGGCTGAAAGGAAAACAGCAGGGCATTGCCTCAGATTACGGTGACTACTGTCCGGAGCTGCTGGCCTCACTGGCAGGGAAATTCGCCGTACAACCAAAGTCAGGTCTGAACTATGCCTACCATTTCGACGCCGGGCTCTACGCACAGTTTTTGCGTAAAATGGCTGAAAAACACGGCACCCGGCGGGTTGAAGGCAAGATCAGTGAAGTGCAGTGCTGCAACCAGACCGGCATGATCGATAGACTCATTCTTGAAAGCGGTGAACAACTCGAAGGCGATCTTTTTATTGATTGCACAGGGTTTCGTGGGCTGCTGATCGAGCAAACCCTGCACACAGGCTATCTGGACTGGACCCATTGGCTGCCCTGCGACTCAGCGCTGGCAGTGCAGACCGAAAATACCAAACCGCCCATCCCTTATACCCGCTCCATTGCCCGCGAATCAGGCTGGCAATGGCGAATCCCGCTGCAACATCGTACCGGCAACGGCCTGGTCTACTGCAGCCGCTATATGAGCGATGAGCAGGCGGAACAAACCCTGCTCGATAACCTCGAAGGTGACCCCATCACTCAGCCACGTCAGATTCGCTTCAGAACCGGTCAGCGCCGTTTGCACTGGAATAAAAACTGTGTGGCGCTGGGTCTGGCCAGTGGCTTTATTGAGCCACTGGAATCCACCAGCATTCATCTGATCCAGCGGGGCATTGTGCGCCTGATGCAGATGTTTCCTCACACGGGCATTGTGCAGAGCGATATTGATGAATTTAATGGGCAGATGTTCTCAGAAGTGGAGAATATCCGCGACTTCATCATACTCCACTACCACGTAACCAATCGCCGTGACTCGGCTTTCTGGCGTCATTGTGCCGGCATGGATATTCCCGATTCGCTGGCCCATCGCATTGAGCTGTTCAGGGAAACCGGCAAGGTGTTTAAAGTGCCCAATGAATTGTTCGGTGAGAACTCCTGGACTCAGGTTATGTTAGGCCAGGGCATCATGCCACAACAGTATCATCCCATCGTGGATCAGATGAGCGATGAGGAACTGTCCCATTTTCTCAACCAGATCCGCACTCAGTCGAGACGCATGGTGGATCAGCTTCCCAGTCATCAGGACTTTTTGCGTCATTATTGCCCGGCAGCAATGCCTTAATGGTGTCAGTTAAAGATATCTGACTAGTGCAAATTGAGTTAAATGAGACTTTTAATAGTCAGATATCTTTAACTGACTGGCATTGGGCCATCCCTCAGGAATTGTAAAGGTATTAAGCTAAACGCCTGACCGAGTCACGCATCACCACAGTAGGCTCAAACAGGTTATGCAGTGGCTTTTTCTTGTCCTGGTAGATATGGTGGCGCACCCAGTTGGCCGCCATGCTGCCCATTTCTCCGGAAGGAAAATCAATAGTCGTCAGGTGCGGGAAGGTATAGCGCGACATGATGACGTTATCAAAACCCATCACCGAGATATCACCAGGCACATCCAGGTTATTGTCGCGGGCACAGTTCATTACCCCGCAGGCCATTTCATCATTGGCACACACCACCGCGGTGAAGGATTCTGACTGCTGCAGAAGCTGCTGCAAGGCCAGCACACCACCTTCTTCGTGAAAATCACCTTCAATAAACAGTGACTCCGGCATAGCGCAGCCAAACTCCTGCAAGGCACGACGATGACCGGCAAGACGATCGCGCACGTCGGTTTTCCATGTGGGGCCGGAAACATAGGCTATCTGACGATGGCCCATTTCCAGCATAGTCTTGGTGGCCAGATAGCCACCCAATTCATTGTTCAGACAAATGCAGTTTTCCATCAGCCCAGGAATACTGCGGTTGATCACCACCACTGGTATGCCACTCTGATTGAGCTCCAGCAGATACTGATCGGATACT comes from Lacimicrobium alkaliphilum and encodes:
- a CDS encoding LacI family DNA-binding transcriptional regulator, translated to MATIYQVSELAGVSLATVSRVMNGNTRVSEAKRAKVLEAMKELNYRPNSIAQSLASNCTNSVGLLVSELYGPFFGEMMSGVEGELRAAGKHVIVAAGHSDEASEKDAIEFLISRKCDALILHVDAVSDQYLLELNQSGIPVVVINRSIPGLMENCICLNNELGGYLATKTMLEMGHRQIAYVSGPTWKTDVRDRLAGHRRALQEFGCAMPESLFIEGDFHEEGGVLALQQLLQQSESFTAVVCANDEMACGVMNCARDNNLDVPGDISVMGFDNVIMSRYTFPHLTTIDFPSGEMGSMAANWVRHHIYQDKKKPLHNLFEPTVVMRDSVRRLA
- a CDS encoding SapC family protein — its product is MSQHVLLNSENHRNIRVRTQRRAELGDNQMFAVTFVEELRTIQAHYPVFFQKDPQSGEFQCVALLGFEQGENLFLTEQGWDAPHIPVLIERLPFLIGMQNKGGEQERVVHIDMDNPRVNEEEGEALFNQFGSPTEYLQRISALLEATHLGLQENKSFIGMLNELTLIESFSLDVELNNGSQHQLLGFYTINEDKLAQLSGAQLQMLHEKGYLQALYMILASHSHLKDLIARKNQRLEQV
- a CDS encoding tryptophan halogenase family protein, producing MNRVKKVIIAGGGTAGWMAAAAISKLLGKNLEICLVESDQIATVGVGEATIPPLLTLHKLLEIKEQDFMVATQATFKLGISFENWRDVNEDYIHSFGTTGQDCWAAGFQHFWLKGKQQGIASDYGDYCPELLASLAGKFAVQPKSGLNYAYHFDAGLYAQFLRKMAEKHGTRRVEGKISEVQCCNQTGMIDRLILESGEQLEGDLFIDCTGFRGLLIEQTLHTGYLDWTHWLPCDSALAVQTENTKPPIPYTRSIARESGWQWRIPLQHRTGNGLVYCSRYMSDEQAEQTLLDNLEGDPITQPRQIRFRTGQRRLHWNKNCVALGLASGFIEPLESTSIHLIQRGIVRLMQMFPHTGIVQSDIDEFNGQMFSEVENIRDFIILHYHVTNRRDSAFWRHCAGMDIPDSLAHRIELFRETGKVFKVPNELFGENSWTQVMLGQGIMPQQYHPIVDQMSDEELSHFLNQIRTQSRRMVDQLPSHQDFLRHYCPAAMP
- a CDS encoding tryptophan halogenase family protein, coding for MQNSKIRVVVIGGGTAGWLTANLLAADHDTGENGNLDITLVESPDIKTIGVGEGTWPSMRTTLERIGLSETDLICECDASFKQGSLFKNWYSADDSDHYYHPFSLPAGYQQLEFSRFWQQHRKNVDFASAATPQASICRRGLAPKQLSTPEYAFILNYGYHLNAEKFVELLTRHGKKKLGIRHMQDKVTDILWPEHCDKQQSPIKAVRTEKQGLLEADLFIDCSGFSGLLIGKHYQIPMRSVQDVLFNDRALVLQVPYQDEQAPIQSCTLSTAQQNGWIWDIGLSSRRGVGYVYASAYEPQADAEKRLRDYVARDRGEQAASKAEPRELRFNSGYRQQFWKHNTVAVGLSAGFIEPLEASALALIEMSARFISDNLNALEQHMPLVSERFNHRFSYHWQGIVEFLKLHYCLSAREDSAYWRDNRKNLSDSLEQKLMLWQHQSPSVYDKPLAEELFPAASFQYVYYGMQGATTFAPQRRQSQQADQAEQLLQENQHKIQRMTQALPTNRALINDIKQQGLRRL
- a CDS encoding TonB-dependent receptor produces the protein MKQNRFKRTQLASCLSLILGTGMGSAYAQENQPEANNDVVEVIEVSGIRSSLIRAMDVKREGNGVVDAISAEDIGKFPDTNLAESLQRITGVSIDRQNGEGARVTVRGFGPDYNLVTLNGRQMPTSSIEATTASSSRSFDFGNLASEGVSAVEVYKTGRADISTGGIGSTINILTTRPLNAPGMQATFGVKGVHDTSSEDGSALTPELSGLYSNTFADDTFGVSISGSYQKRESGNQQANTGGWHSFSGVADQDWGAGTAEWGGIPDGPDSGHINRPSEDSIYSVPQSLGYAFNEVERTRTNGQLVLQYRPVDDVTATLDYTYSKNEVATQFRDLSGWFNFGPSTGEWTDGPIASPLVYAEQTPGLSDLAMGAGDFASANENKSLGFNLEWQATDNLELELDAHSSSAESGPDSPWGSNNVLGTAAFVRAETIGHFDQDFPVLEIVYPEGYTALDPQDIRIAGSSFRNSYMRSEIDQYQIKGRYTFDEGVLSSIDFGVGSTDVDNRSAFSNVQRDTWGGVGEAGDFDSSFWPISSVADRFDIPGSGSPNLQNEFAVFDFETVRARAAELYPVAGAGDCGNGFCPSSEYTTDRRTQEENTYAYFQAHTMFDIGDMPANLSAGIRYEKTDVASQALVPTYTNIGWVAANEFTLIGNGEQEFTDLKGDYDYYLPNLNFDVELTMDIKARFSYSKTIGRPSYGDIQGGLTVNQLVRIDGGTGSRGNPNLLPLESNNYDLSLEWYYDEGSYASIGYYRKDVKNFIGTSIIEEPVYNLPHPAQGSRYAEAVDALGSMDANLIRDYIIENYPDSVDGDMILGIAGDDAPANFDITIPVNDKEAELDGWEVAVQHLFGDSGYGIIANATIVDGDISYDDFSLEQQFALIGLSDSANLIGFYDKDGFQIRLAYNWRDKFLSATGQATGAHPAYVEEYGQWDMNASYEVNENLTLFVEAINITDEYGRSHGRAEEQVLNVTQTGPRYNIGARYKF
- a CDS encoding cupin-like domain-containing protein, which translates into the protein MRPLNSLTITSMTELDELLSSSEQPVHIRGLCQHWPAVTAGKASDQSLVSYLKQFDQGQPVTTYRYPAGSAGRIFYNETLTGFNFEAQQLPFSAFAEQLLNYKGDAGGGLYLGSTLLDKWFSGFTEANCLDVSTPSEHMTPLVSLWMGNPSRVAAHFDFPDNLACCISGRRHVTLFPPEQIDNLYIGPLDFNPGGQPISMVDLEAPDYDRFPKFRQALEQALTTELEPGDALFIPSMWWHAIDGRERVNTLVNYWWRNTPAYLGAPMDVLLHAIMSLKELPKRQREGWKHLLDHYVFNHEQQDSEHIPSQRLGPQTRIDAGAAQRLRTMLLNKLGR